Proteins encoded by one window of Chromobacterium violaceum ATCC 12472:
- a CDS encoding cobaltochelatase subunit CobN: MNAEIALLSHAGTDLAALSRARWPEDFPAVAGISLQGIADEAAMQALLDGQLAHARAIVLRVLGRADAIPGLERLLAHARRLQAAVIVVSGTGEPDPELQALCSAPVSLQQDVHAYLQAGGSANLGELMRCLADRLLLTGFGYQPPRPLPEHGIYHPALAAPCSLDDWLAIRNPDWPSVGLCFYRAHWLSGNTRFIDLLVDCLAERGVNALPVFTSSLRTIDQGGLPAALALLADPRAQVSLLINTTSFAMGDINNDGPTQPGWAVEASDRLDLPVLQAITSSMTREQWEASDRGFNPLDTAMNVALPEFDGRIIGVPLSFKQPAEAGQAEQYAPLPDRARRLAGIAARLARLRHVPNTDKRIAFIFTNSNSKASQIGNAVGLDSPASLYAMLRGMQTRGYQMAELPPDSDALMHELIDRGAYDQDYLSAEQMKNAAARVPAQRYQAWFDELPDSLRDKMLQRWGQPPGGAYVDGDDLVFSGLDYGNVFVALQPPRGYGMDPDAIYHTPDLPPTHHYYALYRWLRDDWQADAIVHVGKHGTLEWLPGKGVGLSQHCFPDALLGDMPLFYPFIVNDPGEGSQAKRRGHAVIIDHLTPAMTTADSYGPLAQLTQLVDEYYQVELLDPNKLPLLQQQIWDLIKEAKLDTDLAAMLKHDHDHGHEHDHDHGHDHPHGGHQRAPAAVHGKYRPQAAKPAAAMKPATAAAAKYRPAKAAHGHDHGRHHHHHGDHGHHHDHHHDHHGHDHHDHDHDWDDTLNEDGVPLSLAKMDGVDVAHLIEDIDGYLCELGAAQIRDGLHVLGNAPQGEALVDMLLGLTRLPNLAIPGLPASVAAACGGDWVLWQQDQGKRLSETPAVLQALAGQPLVTRADAHDAVMKLSRALIAELAARGYHAAAIPAAVENILLGVEPNADLERVLNFICAELCLKLARTAEEIDNLLRGLEGGYVPAGPSGAPTRGMAHILPTGRNFYSVDPRSLPSHAAWRIGDGLAREMLARHLKETGQYPESVAISVWGTSAMRTHGDDIAEILSLLGVKPRWQQESRRVQGLEVIPLSELGRPRIDVTVRISGFFRDAFPHLISLVDEAVHTVARLDEPVEQNFLRKHYLADLKNELLGALPDADAQSLYRVFGAKPGSYGAGILPLINEQNWRNDADFATAYVNWGGYAYGREANGADARDALRHRLAGVEVALHNQDNREHDIFDSDDYLQYHGGMIATIRSLSGRQPRAFFGDSHNPEAPAVRGLKEEVLRVFRSRVANPKWIAGIQKHGYKGALELTATVDYLFGYDATAQVVDDWVYEQLAQSYALDPAMQQFFADSNPWALNAITDRLLEAAQRQLWAEPDPATLAALQQLHLDSEALLEARGENKA; this comes from the coding sequence ATGAATGCCGAAATCGCACTATTGAGCCATGCCGGCACCGACCTCGCCGCGCTGTCGCGCGCGCGCTGGCCGGAAGACTTCCCCGCCGTCGCCGGCATTTCGCTGCAAGGCATAGCCGACGAGGCCGCGATGCAGGCGCTGCTGGACGGCCAGCTGGCCCACGCCCGCGCCATCGTGCTGCGCGTGCTGGGCCGCGCCGACGCCATCCCAGGCCTGGAGCGGCTGCTGGCCCATGCCCGCCGCTTGCAGGCCGCGGTCATCGTGGTCAGCGGCACCGGCGAGCCGGACCCGGAGCTGCAGGCCTTGTGCAGCGCGCCGGTATCGCTGCAGCAGGACGTCCACGCCTATCTGCAGGCCGGCGGCAGCGCCAACCTGGGCGAGCTGATGCGCTGCCTGGCCGACAGGCTGCTGCTGACCGGTTTCGGCTACCAGCCGCCGCGGCCGTTGCCGGAGCACGGGATCTACCACCCGGCGCTGGCCGCGCCCTGCTCGCTGGACGACTGGCTTGCAATCCGCAACCCGGACTGGCCTAGCGTCGGCCTGTGTTTCTACCGCGCCCACTGGCTGTCCGGCAACACCCGCTTCATCGACCTGCTGGTGGACTGCCTGGCCGAGCGCGGCGTCAATGCGCTGCCGGTGTTCACCTCGTCCTTGCGGACCATAGACCAGGGAGGTTTGCCGGCGGCGCTGGCGCTGCTGGCCGACCCGCGCGCCCAGGTGTCCCTGCTGATCAACACCACCTCGTTCGCGATGGGCGACATCAACAATGACGGCCCTACCCAGCCCGGCTGGGCGGTGGAGGCGTCGGACCGGCTGGACCTGCCGGTGCTGCAGGCGATCACCAGCAGCATGACCCGCGAGCAATGGGAAGCGTCCGACCGCGGCTTCAATCCGCTGGACACCGCGATGAACGTGGCGCTGCCGGAGTTCGACGGCCGCATCATCGGCGTGCCGCTGAGCTTCAAGCAACCGGCAGAGGCCGGCCAGGCCGAGCAATACGCGCCGCTGCCGGACCGCGCCCGCCGCCTGGCCGGCATCGCCGCCAGGCTGGCGCGGCTGCGTCATGTGCCCAATACCGACAAGCGCATCGCCTTCATCTTCACCAACTCCAACAGCAAGGCTTCTCAAATCGGCAACGCGGTGGGCCTGGATTCCCCCGCGTCTCTATACGCTATGCTGCGCGGCATGCAGACGCGCGGCTACCAAATGGCCGAGCTGCCGCCGGACAGCGACGCGCTGATGCACGAGCTGATAGACCGCGGCGCTTACGATCAGGACTACCTGAGCGCCGAACAGATGAAAAACGCCGCCGCCCGCGTGCCGGCCCAGCGCTACCAAGCCTGGTTCGACGAGTTGCCGGACAGCTTGCGCGACAAGATGCTGCAACGCTGGGGCCAGCCGCCGGGCGGCGCCTATGTCGACGGCGACGATCTGGTGTTCTCCGGCCTGGATTACGGCAACGTTTTCGTCGCGCTGCAGCCGCCACGCGGCTACGGCATGGACCCGGACGCCATCTATCACACGCCGGACCTGCCGCCCACCCACCACTACTACGCGCTGTACCGCTGGCTGCGCGACGACTGGCAGGCCGACGCCATCGTCCACGTCGGCAAACACGGCACGCTGGAGTGGCTGCCGGGCAAGGGCGTGGGCCTGTCGCAGCACTGCTTCCCGGACGCGCTGCTGGGCGACATGCCGCTGTTTTACCCCTTCATCGTCAACGATCCGGGCGAAGGCTCGCAGGCCAAGCGCCGCGGCCACGCGGTGATCATCGACCACCTGACGCCGGCGATGACCACCGCCGACAGCTACGGCCCGCTGGCGCAGCTGACCCAGCTGGTGGACGAGTACTACCAGGTGGAGCTGTTGGACCCGAACAAGCTGCCGCTGCTGCAGCAGCAGATCTGGGACCTGATCAAGGAAGCCAAGCTCGACACCGACCTGGCGGCGATGCTGAAGCACGACCACGATCACGGGCATGAGCACGATCACGACCATGGCCACGATCATCCGCATGGCGGCCATCAGCGCGCGCCCGCCGCCGTCCACGGCAAGTACCGGCCGCAGGCAGCCAAGCCGGCGGCCGCGATGAAGCCGGCGACGGCCGCTGCGGCGAAATACCGCCCGGCCAAGGCCGCGCACGGCCACGACCATGGTCGCCATCATCACCATCATGGCGACCACGGCCATCACCATGACCACCATCACGATCATCACGGCCACGACCACCACGACCATGACCACGACTGGGACGACACGCTGAACGAAGACGGCGTGCCGCTGAGCCTGGCCAAGATGGACGGCGTCGACGTCGCCCACCTGATCGAAGACATAGACGGCTATCTGTGCGAGCTGGGCGCGGCGCAGATCCGCGACGGCCTGCACGTGCTGGGCAACGCGCCGCAGGGCGAGGCGCTGGTCGACATGCTGCTGGGGCTGACCCGGCTGCCCAATCTGGCCATACCCGGCCTGCCGGCCAGCGTCGCGGCGGCCTGCGGCGGCGATTGGGTCCTATGGCAGCAAGACCAGGGCAAGCGCCTTTCCGAGACGCCAGCCGTCTTGCAGGCATTGGCCGGCCAGCCGCTGGTCACCCGCGCCGACGCGCACGACGCGGTAATGAAACTATCGCGCGCGCTGATCGCCGAGCTGGCCGCGCGCGGCTACCACGCCGCAGCCATCCCGGCCGCTGTCGAAAACATCCTGCTCGGCGTCGAGCCGAACGCCGATCTGGAACGGGTGCTGAACTTCATCTGCGCCGAGCTGTGCCTCAAGCTCGCCCGCACCGCCGAGGAGATAGACAACCTGCTGCGCGGCCTGGAAGGCGGCTACGTGCCGGCCGGCCCCAGCGGCGCGCCGACGCGCGGCATGGCCCACATCCTGCCCACCGGCCGCAATTTCTATTCGGTGGACCCGCGCAGCCTGCCGTCCCACGCCGCCTGGCGCATAGGCGACGGCCTGGCGCGCGAGATGCTGGCGCGCCATCTGAAGGAAACCGGCCAGTATCCGGAATCGGTGGCCATCAGCGTGTGGGGCACCAGCGCGATGCGCACCCATGGCGACGACATCGCCGAAATCCTGTCTCTGCTCGGCGTCAAGCCGCGCTGGCAGCAGGAAAGCCGCCGCGTGCAGGGCTTGGAAGTGATCCCGCTATCCGAGCTGGGCCGACCGCGCATCGACGTCACCGTGCGCATCAGCGGTTTCTTCCGCGACGCCTTCCCGCACCTGATTTCGCTGGTGGACGAGGCGGTGCACACCGTGGCGCGGCTGGACGAGCCGGTGGAGCAGAACTTCCTGCGCAAGCACTACCTGGCCGACCTGAAGAACGAGCTGCTGGGCGCGCTGCCCGACGCCGACGCGCAATCGCTGTACCGCGTGTTCGGGGCCAAGCCAGGCAGCTACGGCGCCGGCATCCTGCCGCTGATCAACGAGCAGAACTGGCGGAACGACGCCGACTTCGCCACCGCCTACGTCAACTGGGGCGGCTACGCCTACGGCCGCGAGGCCAACGGCGCCGACGCCCGCGACGCCTTGCGCCACCGGCTGGCCGGCGTGGAAGTGGCGCTGCACAACCAGGACAACCGCGAGCACGACATCTTCGACAGCGACGACTACCTGCAGTACCACGGCGGGATGATCGCGACGATACGCAGCCTCAGCGGCCGCCAGCCGCGCGCCTTCTTCGGCGACAGCCATAATCCGGAAGCGCCGGCAGTGCGCGGGCTGAAGGAGGAAGTGCTGCGCGTGTTCCGCTCGCGGGTGGCCAACCCCAAGTGGATCGCCGGTATCCAGAAGCACGGCTACAAGGGCGCGCTGGAGCTGACCGCCACCGTCGATTATCTGTTTGGCTATGACGCCACCGCCCAGGTGGTGGACGACTGGGTGTACGAGCAGCTGGCGCAAAGCTACGCGCTGGACCCGGCGATGCAGCAGTTCTTCGCCGACAGCAACCCGTGGGCGCTGAACGCCATCACCGACCGCCTGCTGGAAGCCGCGCAGCGCCAGCTGTGGGCGGAGCCGGACCCAGCCACGCTGGCCGCCCTGCAACAGCTGCATCTGGATAGCGAAGCGCTGCTGGAAGCGCGCGGAGAGAACAAAGCATGA
- a CDS encoding (2Fe-2S) ferredoxin domain-containing protein: MRTHDKHVLMCTGPRCTPGGEGSEAMFLHLGRAIDACDGLRAKRTRSHCFAVCKEGPVMVVYPDGVWYRKVNETDIERIVCQHLKGGVPVEELVFHKTGIGDIETEPQP, from the coding sequence ATGAGAACGCACGACAAACACGTGCTGATGTGCACCGGCCCGCGCTGCACGCCGGGCGGCGAGGGCTCGGAAGCGATGTTCCTGCACCTGGGACGCGCCATAGACGCCTGCGACGGCCTGCGCGCCAAGCGCACCCGCAGCCACTGCTTCGCCGTGTGCAAGGAGGGCCCGGTGATGGTGGTGTACCCGGACGGCGTCTGGTACCGCAAGGTGAACGAAACCGATATCGAGCGCATCGTCTGCCAGCATCTGAAGGGCGGCGTTCCGGTTGAAGAGCTGGTGTTCCATAAAACCGGCATCGGCGACATTGAAACGGAACCGCAGCCATGA
- a CDS encoding HoxN/HupN/NixA family nickel/cobalt transporter gives MHPSTAPSVGRRLARHAPILAGLILANLLAWAWAFAAFADYPAQLATALLAYLFGLRHAVDADHIAAIDNTVRKMMQEKRQPSAVGLFFSLGHSAVVVFAVAVIVMAASALQSRIDGFREIGGTISVSVSAFFLLALAMINLSSLRAVWSAFRRARAGEPICDEQLDLLLNNQGLLARLLRPLFKMVTKSWHMLPIGFLFGLGFDTATEIGLFAIATTQSAHGVALWHIMVFPVLFAAGMALVDTLDSLLMVEVYGWAFVKPVRKLWYNLTITFVSVVVAVGIGGLEALGLLVNKMRLSGGAWDLVAELNENLAHFGYFVVGVFLLTWLASAAIYKWKRFDQLAPEIQ, from the coding sequence ATGCATCCATCCACCGCGCCGTCCGTCGGCCGCCGACTGGCGCGCCACGCTCCCATACTCGCCGGGCTGATCCTGGCCAACCTGCTGGCCTGGGCCTGGGCGTTCGCCGCCTTCGCCGACTATCCGGCCCAGCTCGCCACCGCCTTGCTCGCCTACCTGTTCGGCCTGCGCCACGCGGTGGACGCCGACCACATCGCCGCCATAGACAACACCGTGCGCAAGATGATGCAGGAGAAGCGCCAGCCGTCCGCGGTGGGCCTGTTCTTCTCGCTCGGCCACTCGGCGGTGGTGGTGTTCGCCGTCGCCGTCATCGTCATGGCCGCCTCCGCGCTGCAGAGCCGCATCGACGGCTTCCGCGAAATCGGCGGCACCATCAGCGTCAGCGTATCGGCCTTTTTCCTGCTGGCGCTGGCCATGATCAACCTGTCCTCGCTGCGCGCGGTATGGTCCGCCTTTCGCCGCGCCCGCGCCGGCGAGCCCATCTGCGACGAACAGCTGGACCTGCTGCTGAACAACCAGGGCCTGCTGGCGCGCCTGCTGCGGCCGCTGTTCAAGATGGTGACCAAGAGCTGGCACATGCTGCCGATCGGCTTTTTGTTCGGCCTGGGCTTCGACACCGCCACCGAGATCGGCCTGTTCGCCATCGCCACCACGCAAAGCGCGCACGGCGTGGCGCTGTGGCACATCATGGTGTTCCCGGTGCTGTTCGCCGCCGGCATGGCGCTGGTGGACACGCTGGACAGCCTGCTGATGGTTGAGGTGTACGGCTGGGCCTTCGTCAAGCCGGTGCGCAAGCTGTGGTACAACCTGACCATCACCTTCGTCTCCGTCGTCGTCGCGGTGGGCATAGGCGGGCTGGAAGCGCTGGGCTTGCTGGTGAACAAGATGCGGCTGTCCGGCGGCGCATGGGATCTGGTGGCGGAACTGAACGAAAACCTGGCCCACTTCGGCTACTTCGTGGTCGGCGTGTTCCTGCTCACTTGGCTCGCCTCCGCCGCCATCTACAAATGGAAGCGTTTCGATCAATTGGCCCCGGAGATTCAATGA
- the cobD gene encoding threonine-phosphate decarboxylase CobD, which produces MLEHGGGLLRAAAEYGIPVGDWLDLSTGVNPNGWPVPPLPADSWLRLPQNHDGLEAAAAEYYGSDKLLAVAGSQPAIQLLPRLRAPCRVGMLALCYAEHPHHWQKRGHQLFRLSPEELAAGIDQLDVVLLCNPNNPTGDRFDPALLENWRQRLAARGGWLVVDEAFLDAAPQDSMLPHAGKPGLIVLRSVGKFFGLAGARAGFVFGWPELLRALAEELGPWTVAGPAREAVKLALRDAPWQQAMKTKLQRDSSRLQRCLERHGLPPAGGCELFQWVPDENSLAAHRYLAGRGILTRHFEAIPSLRFGLPRTDADWVRLEQALTDWRRL; this is translated from the coding sequence ATGCTTGAACACGGAGGCGGCCTGCTGCGCGCGGCCGCGGAATACGGCATACCCGTCGGCGACTGGCTGGACCTGTCCACCGGCGTCAATCCCAACGGCTGGCCGGTGCCGCCGCTGCCGGCGGACAGCTGGCTGCGGCTGCCGCAAAACCATGACGGGCTGGAAGCGGCGGCGGCGGAGTATTACGGCAGCGACAAACTGCTGGCCGTGGCCGGCTCGCAGCCGGCGATCCAGTTGCTGCCGCGGCTGCGCGCGCCCTGCCGCGTCGGCATGCTGGCGCTGTGCTACGCCGAGCACCCGCACCACTGGCAGAAGCGCGGGCACCAGCTGTTCAGGCTGTCGCCGGAAGAACTGGCCGCCGGCATAGACCAGCTGGACGTGGTGTTGCTGTGCAACCCCAACAACCCCACCGGCGACCGCTTCGACCCGGCGTTGCTGGAAAACTGGCGGCAGAGGCTGGCCGCGCGCGGCGGCTGGCTGGTGGTGGATGAGGCGTTTCTGGACGCCGCGCCGCAAGACAGCATGCTGCCGCACGCCGGCAAGCCGGGATTGATCGTGTTGCGCTCGGTCGGCAAGTTCTTCGGCCTGGCCGGCGCGCGCGCCGGCTTCGTGTTCGGTTGGCCGGAACTGCTGCGGGCGCTGGCCGAGGAGCTGGGGCCGTGGACGGTGGCCGGCCCGGCGCGCGAGGCGGTGAAGCTGGCGCTGCGCGATGCCCCATGGCAACAGGCGATGAAAACCAAGCTGCAGCGCGATAGCTCCAGGCTGCAACGCTGCCTGGAGCGGCACGGCCTGCCGCCCGCCGGCGGCTGCGAGCTGTTTCAGTGGGTGCCGGACGAAAACAGCCTGGCCGCGCACCGCTACCTGGCCGGCCGCGGCATCCTGACCCGCCATTTCGAAGCCATCCCCAGCCTGCGCTTCGGCCTGCCCAGGACCGACGCCGACTGGGTTCGGCTGGAGCAGGCGCTGACCGATTGGCGTCGCTTGTAA
- the cbiB gene encoding adenosylcobinamide-phosphate synthase CbiB, with the protein MNSALFLPIALLLDRLLGEPPRWHPLVGFGRLVKAVERAAYPAAPGAEPVWRMRLRGAAAIALLLAPFTLAAWALARLPLLEIIVPVALLYLAVGARSLAQHAEVVRKALAEGDLQLARERVGWIVSRDTRELDEAGVARATIESVLENGSDAVFAALFWFLVLGAPGAVLYRLANTLDAMWGYKNERYLHFGWAAARFDDMLNYLPARLTALTYLLLGHAAKGWRCWRTQAPTWYSPNAGPVMAAGAGALGVSLGGGARYHGQWKERPPLGCGPTPTHEDIGRAVRLVNRGMWLWAALSLAAAILIGAIHA; encoded by the coding sequence TTGAATTCCGCACTGTTTCTGCCGATCGCGCTGCTGCTGGACCGCTTGCTGGGCGAACCGCCGCGCTGGCACCCGCTGGTCGGCTTCGGCCGGCTGGTCAAGGCCGTGGAGCGCGCGGCCTACCCGGCCGCGCCCGGCGCGGAGCCTGTCTGGCGCATGCGGCTGCGCGGCGCGGCGGCCATCGCGCTGTTATTGGCGCCCTTCACGCTGGCCGCCTGGGCGCTGGCGAGGCTGCCGCTGCTGGAGATTATCGTTCCGGTCGCCCTGCTCTACCTGGCGGTCGGCGCTCGCAGCCTGGCCCAGCACGCCGAGGTGGTGCGCAAGGCCTTGGCCGAAGGCGACCTTCAACTTGCCCGCGAGCGGGTGGGCTGGATCGTCAGCCGCGACACCCGCGAACTGGACGAAGCCGGCGTCGCCCGCGCGACGATTGAGTCGGTGCTGGAAAACGGCAGCGACGCCGTCTTCGCCGCGCTGTTCTGGTTCCTGGTCCTGGGCGCGCCCGGCGCGGTGCTGTACCGGCTGGCCAACACGCTGGACGCGATGTGGGGCTACAAGAACGAGCGCTACCTGCATTTCGGCTGGGCCGCCGCCCGCTTCGACGACATGCTGAATTATCTCCCGGCGCGTCTGACCGCCCTCACCTATCTGCTGCTGGGCCATGCCGCCAAGGGCTGGCGCTGCTGGCGAACCCAGGCCCCGACCTGGTACAGCCCCAACGCCGGCCCGGTGATGGCCGCCGGCGCCGGCGCGCTGGGCGTCAGCCTGGGCGGCGGCGCGCGCTATCACGGCCAGTGGAAGGAACGTCCGCCGCTTGGCTGCGGCCCCACGCCCACGCATGAAGACATCGGCCGCGCGGTGCGGCTGGTCAACCGCGGCATGTGGCTGTGGGCGGCGTTGTCGCTGGCGGCCGCCATCTTGATCGGAGCGATCCATGCTTGA
- a CDS encoding cobyric acid synthase, translated as MSAKTIMIQGATSDAGKSALATGLCRLLARRGVKVAPFKPQNMALNSAVTADGGEIGRSQAVQAQACGVEPHTDMNPVLLKPNSHTGSQVIIQGRAIGNMEARGYHGYKPVAMKAVLASHARLAAQYQCIVAEGAGSPAEINLRDGDIANMGFAEAVDCPVILVADIERGGVFAHLAGTLALLSESERARVVGLVINRFRGDPSLLKTGVDWLERHTGKPVLGVLPYLYDLHLEAEDSMGLDKPGGAVGGGDKLRVAAPAAPRVSNHTDFDPLRLHPQVEFTLVRAGQAIPPADLIVLPGSKNVLADLAWLRAQGWDEALRRHLRYGGKVLGICGGLQMLGKKLHDPDGLEGEPGSGDGLGWLDMETTLAPEKRLTRMRGRLTLGDAEAAGYEIHMGVSQGPALARPAVRFDDGSADGARSEDDQIFATYLHGVFDEPAACQAILRWAGLKEPEALDYPALREANIDKLADMLERHLDLEPIRRWLPETR; from the coding sequence ATGAGCGCCAAAACCATCATGATCCAGGGCGCCACGTCCGACGCCGGCAAGAGCGCGCTGGCCACCGGCCTGTGCCGGCTGCTGGCCCGGCGCGGCGTGAAAGTGGCGCCGTTCAAGCCGCAGAACATGGCGCTGAACAGCGCGGTGACGGCGGACGGCGGCGAGATCGGCCGCTCGCAGGCGGTGCAGGCGCAGGCCTGCGGCGTGGAGCCGCACACCGACATGAACCCGGTATTGCTCAAGCCCAACAGCCACACCGGCTCGCAGGTGATCATCCAGGGCCGCGCCATCGGCAATATGGAGGCGCGCGGCTACCACGGCTACAAGCCGGTCGCGATGAAGGCGGTGCTGGCGTCGCACGCCAGGCTGGCGGCGCAATACCAGTGCATCGTCGCCGAAGGCGCCGGCAGTCCGGCCGAGATCAATCTGCGCGACGGCGACATCGCCAATATGGGCTTCGCCGAGGCGGTGGACTGCCCGGTGATCCTGGTGGCCGACATCGAGCGCGGCGGCGTGTTCGCCCACCTGGCGGGCACGCTGGCGCTGCTGTCGGAATCCGAGCGCGCCCGCGTGGTCGGCCTGGTGATCAACCGCTTCCGCGGCGATCCGTCCTTGCTCAAGACCGGCGTCGACTGGCTGGAGCGGCACACCGGCAAGCCGGTGCTGGGCGTGCTGCCCTATCTGTACGACCTGCACCTGGAGGCCGAGGACAGCATGGGCCTGGACAAGCCGGGCGGCGCTGTGGGCGGCGGCGACAAGCTGCGGGTGGCGGCGCCGGCCGCGCCGCGCGTCAGCAACCACACCGATTTCGATCCGTTGCGCCTGCACCCGCAGGTGGAATTCACCTTAGTGCGCGCCGGCCAAGCCATCCCGCCGGCCGACCTGATCGTTTTGCCCGGCAGCAAGAACGTGCTGGCGGACCTGGCCTGGCTGCGGGCGCAGGGCTGGGACGAGGCGCTGCGCCGCCACCTGCGCTACGGCGGCAAGGTGCTGGGCATCTGCGGCGGCCTGCAGATGCTGGGCAAGAAGCTGCATGATCCGGACGGGCTGGAAGGCGAGCCGGGCAGCGGCGACGGCCTGGGCTGGCTGGACATGGAAACCACGCTGGCGCCGGAGAAGCGGCTGACGCGGATGCGCGGCCGGCTGACATTGGGCGACGCCGAGGCTGCCGGCTACGAAATCCACATGGGGGTCAGCCAAGGGCCGGCCTTGGCCAGGCCCGCGGTGAGATTCGATGATGGCTCGGCCGACGGCGCGCGCTCGGAAGACGACCAGATCTTCGCCACTTATCTGCACGGCGTGTTCGACGAACCGGCCGCCTGCCAGGCCATCCTGCGCTGGGCAGGGCTGAAGGAGCCGGAGGCGCTGGACTACCCGGCGCTGCGCGAGGCCAATATCGACAAGCTGGCGGACATGCTGGAGCGGCATCTGGATCTGGAGCCGATCCGGCGCTGGCTGCCCGAGACCCGCTGA
- a CDS encoding 3'(2'),5'-bisphosphate nucleotidase CysQ: protein MPDDHQLAAHIAAAAAQRLLDLRRRHPEGGKALGARGDAEANALILDMLRAARPDDGLLSEESMPDPARLGQRRVWIVDPLDGTREYCEPGRDDWAVHVALALDGAPAAAAVALPARGELFSTPDPRLAAAPPGRLKILVSRSRAPALAERVAARLDAELVPMGSAGAKAMSALRGEAHAYLHAGGMNEWDTCAPVGVALAAGLYASRIDGSPCAFNQADVKMPDLLICRPELAETLLAAITAERMPGD from the coding sequence ATGCCGGACGACCATCAGCTCGCCGCCCACATCGCGGCAGCCGCCGCCCAACGATTGCTCGACCTACGCCGCCGCCATCCGGAAGGCGGCAAGGCGCTGGGCGCGCGCGGCGACGCCGAAGCCAACGCCCTGATTCTGGATATGCTGCGCGCGGCGCGGCCGGATGACGGCCTGCTGTCCGAGGAATCCATGCCGGATCCCGCCCGCCTGGGCCAGCGTCGGGTGTGGATCGTCGACCCGCTGGACGGCACCCGCGAATATTGCGAGCCAGGCCGCGACGACTGGGCGGTGCACGTCGCGCTGGCGCTGGACGGCGCGCCCGCCGCCGCCGCCGTGGCGCTGCCCGCGCGCGGCGAGTTGTTCTCCACGCCCGACCCCCGGCTTGCCGCCGCGCCGCCAGGCCGGCTGAAAATCCTGGTCAGCCGCAGCCGCGCGCCGGCGCTGGCCGAACGCGTCGCCGCCCGGCTGGACGCCGAGCTGGTCCCGATGGGATCGGCCGGCGCCAAGGCGATGTCGGCGCTGCGCGGCGAAGCCCACGCCTATCTGCACGCCGGGGGCATGAACGAATGGGACACCTGCGCGCCGGTGGGCGTGGCGCTGGCCGCCGGCCTCTACGCGTCGCGGATAGACGGCTCGCCCTGCGCGTTCAACCAGGCGGACGTGAAGATGCCGGACCTGCTGATCTGCCGGCCGGAACTGGCGGAGACGCTGCTGGCGGCGATAACGGCGGAGCGGATGCCGGGCGATTGA